ttacaaattttgttttccTCCTTTCCTGTTCAGTAATAATTCTTGTCGATCACACCGTGgatgtttatttgaatgttaaaGATGTTACTGTCTTCGGTTGTTCTGTTTTATTTGCGCTTATGAAGAAAACACTGTTGTTTACATTTACAGCTCATCCTTGCTTGGCTTCTCCTCTTCACTTTCGGTTTCCTCCTTGGAGTCGTCCTAAACAAAAAATGTAGACAATGAGTAACAGTCTTGCTAGTAATTCGAGTTAGTACAAACCTCTGATTCCTTGCCCTCCAGGAAACTGACGAATCCTTCGAATGTGCGATCTCCTCGGAATTCAACCTTCTGGTTGTCACCCTTTCGGTACAGATAGATCGTGGGGAATGAGTTGATCTTTGTGTGCTCTAGTTCGTTCGCGGTAGCATCAATCTTAGCGATAACGATCGAATCGGAATTTGCGTACTTCTCTCCCAGTTTGTCATAGATTGGAACAAGCTGTTTGCAGTGTCCGCACCATGGAGCGTAGAATTCGACCAGAACATCCTTGGTGGTGTCCATGACGACTTCATCAAACTTATCGGCGACCAGAACCTTGACTGGGTGCTTGTCCCAGTCCTCAGGCAACTCTTGCGACAGCAGATGCTGCTTCACTTTTCCTTCGAGGAAGCTCTtgacaaagttttccactgatTCGGCATCCAATTCGCTCGTTTCGGGTTTGAACTTAGCCATATCTTCCTCGAGACGGATGATACGCACCGATGGAACTTGATCCTTCTTCATTCCGAAGAATTCGAGAATACGTTGGTGATCTTCCTGGTCGGAGTCAATGGTGACGAAGAGGATCTGTTCGCGGTACTTCTTGGCAGCTTCCTTTGCAGGATCAACGTATTTCTCGTAGTGTCCGGCTTCCTTCGAAACGAAGAACAGCAAATGGTTCTTGATTTCACCACCGAAGATTTTCTGAGCGGTTTCGTGGCTGAAGTCAACGATCAGTGGCAGAGCCTGAGCGGCAACGAACTTTTTCAATTCTTCTTCCTTAACTTCCCCTTCGAATACAGCCTTACCATCGTCAAAGTGTTTGAACAGAATGATTGAGCCACACTTGGCTTCGTAATGGCTGTAAACATCGTCGCTGGATGTGATGGCAAACGGATAGTCATCGACGGCGTTGGCTGTAGCTAGGAACACTTTGGCTTCGGCGGATTCGCGATCTTTGAAGAAACCGACAACAGCAACGTTGTTTTCCTTCAAGAATTCCTCAGCACTGGCAACATCTTCCAGTTCCTTCGCGGCCGGACCAGTTTTCTTCTCCAACCATGAAATGATAGTGTCCTTTTCGCGGCCTCCGCTGTACTCAATTGGAGTTCCGCTGCGGAAGAATTTCAACGTAGGATACCCACGGATGCCATGCTTCTCCGCCAGTTCCTGTTCTTCGGTTGCGTCAACTTTGCCTAGTTTGATGTTGGAATTCTTGTCCGCGAGAGCCTTAGCAGCCTTAGCGTACTCAGGGGCCAGAGCTTTGCAGTGTCCGCACCATGGGGCAtctgtttgaaagtggaaaatTGTAAATAACTATTTGCGATCTATCCGGCTTGCGAATGGCTATCCATCTATGCATTATGTCTGCTATTGTAATTTGCATTCAATTATAGGGAGCATATCATTACGACCGTATAATCATTTTTCGCTGCTTTGCCCCAATGGATGAGATTTTATTTTACGCATTTCTTTTTCCTCTGGAAACAATCGACTGGAATATGACTCGAGCAAAGCAATGAAGTGGGTAAGAAaaatttccttttcttttttaaCTAACTGGATGAATATTGAATTTCACGGCTCAGAAGCTGCGCCGTTTACAACAATTTGTCTGGTACTACCATCCTGATTTTTGTGTGCACATTTTTTTCCCCCGAGTGCTGATCAAATGACCGGCATGACAGGGATTATTTTTAATGGTATGTTGTGATATGACGGGCGACATGCGCATGCTGACATGTTTTGACACCAGCGGTATTGCCACAATAGACGGTACTATCATATTGCTCTGAAGAAAAGAAGCAACGGATAACTTAGGGTTAACTTGAATGCATTCATAAATAAGAGAAAAGGTACGATGTTCATTGTGATATTTGTTCTTAGTTTGCGAGTCAATATTTCGTTCTAAAACGTGTACGGGACGGGGTTTTATTCTTAAATGATAATGGTCCCACCTTATTctcctacaaaggtttgagcctgatgagttatcttattgataactAAATAATTgaggacaattttttttatggcatcTCATTAACCAGTaagtaaattaaattaaagagaaaacggactggttatctcgcagaCATAAATTTCTCATCAAAATAACCACTAAGCCATTATCCAAACGTATTTATTATATGGCATTTAAATATAATTTCCAACCCGGGGAGACCATAGACCGATCGAGATGAACCCAAGACCTGTGTCAGTAtcagccatgaatttacaagggaaatcccgctttatcagattcCCGGCCACGGTCTGCAAATGCGGTCGTTTCCGAGTTTTAGCAGCTCAGCCTGCTAGTAATGGGCCtagttttatattatatatagtaTTCTAGTCAATACTTCAATGCCCATTCATTCACGTATCCCAAGACATGTCAGGAAAATTTccaactcgaaaaaaaatcctagaccgATCAGGAATCGAAGCTAACACATATGGCagattagccttgaatttacaataGAACTCTCGTTTCACTATATACAGCGTGGACTCGATTTtaacagtttctgatttcttttcactgtatataatcaaatcctgtatataatcttgTCTAATTAgtaattttttattcgttttttttgcatgtaattttcgattttttaataaaaaagaggaatttgatttttgattcatccccttaaagtcaggaaacacctttctcacatgaaaaatttttttatccagattctctcaggaggtgatagacgatcatatttgataaatattgaaagtgaaaaacttaaaagttaataattttaaatgtaatatttttgatttttgtgcTCATTAGACAAGTTGAGGACGGAATGAGTATATAGATTCTATCTAACACAGGCAGCGGTGTGCAGCCCGCTACATATTGTTTGTGGCCCGCAAgagaaaaaggttgagtaccactGGTCTAGAATAACGTCAAGATATTTGATCGATGATGCTCTTTCCACCGTTTCAACCATATGTCTAAGTTTTGCAGTTCCAGGTTCATATTTATGAAGCAATCTCGGAATGTCTCAGCTAAAACGAATCGTTGTAGTTGAGACATTCGTCAGTTTGCGTCACTGTCATTTAACACTGGtttgatgtcattgatataaagcaagaaaagcaGCCGCGCCAGAACACTCCCTTGAGACACACCCAGCTTCACTGGTTCCATCGATGATTTACTGTCCATTTTCTTAAATCATTATAAGTATTTTGGGTTTTTTGCTGGATATCAAGAACTCTATTTCATGGGAATGTGTGCGTGATTCTGTCACATTTAGATGAAGTATATCATATCCTTAATATGAAACTCATTTCACTGTTAAggcaatattttttatatgaacACACTCAGCTATGAATTATTCTTACACATCAGGAAGACTCGCTTTCGCTCAGTACACGTTACAGCTCAGCAATTTCTCATGCGGCTAAATTACACGTTTTCTGTTTTCCCATCTTCAAGAGTAGAACTTGATCGAAAATTCAACAAATGGCTCATACTGAATTACATCATTATATCGAGCTTTTTGTTTCTATTAACTACACATGGATTTATATGTGTGCGCCACGCAACGATGTCTGtggttgttttcttttttccggCTTAAAAATTATGCGTTTGCGAAGTTTTAGTGAAAGAGAGGCCGGCAAACATCGTAAATGAAAATAGCTGTACACACAAGTGCCACGAGTCGCGGTATGAAGAGAATCCACAAGATTGGATCATTGAAAAGCCTCAAAAGTATCTAGTTTGTCAGGTCTCCTTTTAGGTGCAAACACTTCCAATGTGGGATCAATCAGGTGCATCGAAATCTTCGGGGTTAGTGACCGTATAAATAAACTATTCCATTTGGAGATATCAATGTGTTTGTGATATCTCGACTCTGTTCATGGAGTTTCCAGTATACGGGTTTGCTTGGTTcaaaaagaagagaaaaaataacATCCTTACCGGGCGGCGAATTAATGTCGCAATCATTTCGGCTTTTTTTTGTAACATGGCAACAATGTTACACGTTTCTTTTTTCGGCGCTTGTTGACAAACTGTCGGCACAGAGAACCAAAGGAAGTAAATTGACAGTATCAGTATGCTCATTTTCGATTGCGATATATGCAATTGATAACTCGTTGATAAGAAGTACAGCAAATGTTTTAATATTATGTTATTGCTTTCTTCTGATTAGAAAAGTGAACGCTAGAAATTTGCTGACGTGACTTTTGGACACGTATAAACTTTTGACACGAGTTTGAAGACACAGTGAATCATCATTTTGAATATCTGCGAAGTTAGTTAGGTAGTAGTTAAAAACCAAGTCCacgtttttcatacaaatgaaatgagGAAATATATCTTCAATTCATCTGCAGCTGAAGTAACTGTAAATATCATTAGGCCCCATCTGAAGAGAATCTGCAATAATTATGCTCGAACATCAGATCAACCACCAATTACATGTCGCTCAACCGGATCAAGCGTCATCCCAATGTATTCGTCATCAGCATCGCGAATTTGCCGTGCTGTAATTGATGTGCCGTTTATCCACACGACCATCAAATGGTGATGGTGTCGGCTAGCGTTTTCGTATTGGTAGAATTTCGTCGCCACATGAAAAACGAAATACACATGCGTTCCACAAATCGAAAAACAATGCATTAAATAAAATTAGCACAATTTCTAATAGATTCAGATTTAGAAATATCCAATCATCATAATGCGAGAAAATGTGCACATCTCATCTTAGTATTCGTAAGACACCGATCGTTCCAGTGGGCGACGCCGTGAAGATAGAAACAAGAAAATTTCCACGTATTCAACAAGATTGTTTGCTCACCAGAAGAGGCTGGATCTGGGTGAGAAGcataggagaaaaaaaactcataacgGAGCAGGAAAGTCTAGCCATATGAATATAGGAGTGGCGATACGAAGAAAATGGGAAACAGTTATGTGTTGGCGTACCATACTGCCTGTCATTATTCCTGTTTTTGGAAATACATGCTACAACTCGAAATAGGTCGAGTCCCTCATTCGAACACAACAGAACAATTCTTACGGAAAAATCTGCACAGAATGTGATATTCAAGCCCGGTTTTTTTCAAGATGGAGAAATCGATTCAATATCGATTGACGATTATACTCACAGAACTCGACGAGGACGAAATCGTTTCCTTCCACCACTTGCTGGAAGTTGTCCTTTGTTAGCACCAACACACCATCCTCGAGTTTGACTTCCTCCTCGGATAACACCAGGGCGCATCCAGCGATGAAAAGCACCGCACTGAACACAGTTAAAGCTCGCATATTTGATATTCTTTCTAGCCCACAGCTGCTCTGCAATTCCGGCACAGGATAAGAAAGAAAAGACTATTAATCTAGCGTACGGTTGTCCTGTATAATGCAATAATCGCCGATTCAAAGCGAGCTGAGCCGGAATCATACGTTTGCCGACATACAGCCGTAAAGAATTTCGATTGCGCACAATATATTCACTCCGTCTTCTTCTACCAGTACAAACGAGAAGCAGAATTGTGCAAATGGCAACTTATGATTTACTCCGTTTCCGAGCACATTATATCCAATCACAACTACTTACATTTACGACCAAACCACAACTGAGCCGATGTGGAATCGCAGTGAACGAAGTTGATGATGCCACGAGAAAGTCTGGACGTGGCAAGTTTATGTTCGTGTGCTGCTACGATTGGCCGAACGTCTAATGTCAGTGAAAGCAGAGTGACTAAACGAAATGTAAGTCTGGATGTACCGTTAGCGACATCATTATCTCTACCATAATTTAAATGAACCAGAATTCGAGTTTCTGTGTTTACACAATTGGCATTGAACATGTTTGGTTACGAAattcaaaatgttgattttttagCGTTAAATTATCAACATTTTACTATATTGTTCACACTTGCAATTTAGAGGAACTTTATATCCGTTCGTATATCGCTTATCTGTCATTGCACGGGGGACCCGCACGACAAGTGTGTTTCCACTcatgaaatatttcaaagaTTTGATTTAGATTTGCCTAATTGCAGGTTACCTAATATGTGAAATTGTATCCTATGAATTGATGATGTCTAATCTAACGTTAGTCACTCTTATTTTATACGTGCTCATTCGTTACGTTCATTGGTGATTGTCTATTCATATTAGCCTAGTTCCAGTTGTCCAGCTGGTAGTTGACAAATTTTCTCTAAgggaattaaaattcaaaatgaaatgcATAACAATTCCGTTATTGTTGATACACACATAATTTCTACGGTAAATTATGGACACTCCCAAATGTAGGGGAACAAGGGGTACGAAAATATTCATGCCTGTCCACGTTTAGCTTAGATAATTCTCTTTACTCCGCgcgcgaatgacgtgagatggctcaagtcaggGTGTTCCTGTAGACGTGTGTCGTGTCCTCGTATGTTATCGACTCTGGTATCAAATTAGAGCTGAAATATAAAGTGGCTTTCATAATAAAGCGAGAAACTTCTCTATCTCACGTTACTCGCGGCGCAGAACAAAGGGAAATGTTAAATCTCATATCCCCAAAAATGGCGTACAGAGCCAAGCGATGTAATATCGAAATTATTCTGAAGATTATCGAACACCTCGTTTATTTCGGACTCACTGGCACTGCCAATCATAGATCGTCGACGTAGGTCAAAATCACGACAGTCGGTTTCCCACAACGAATATTAACATGAGTTCGCAGTACTTGGCTTGAACTTGAGCCCGAGGAGTACCGAATGTAACGCCTTGTTCCAGCATCTGGCAGTTTGGAGCAATCCATATATGTTCTTGCGAAGTTTACACACGCTTTCCTCTTGTCTCGGAACCGTGAACCTGCTGCATATAGATTTGAATTCAGAGCTCTTCTTCGGCACTACCGTTGAGGTAGGTCGTTCATATATCGTACAGCTTCAGAATGCACTGCTTCTTCCCTGCAACGGCTAACAGTGCTTGACGCGTGATTGGTTATTTTTATCTTCAAACATCAATACGGAATCTTCATCACTCTCCGTCACTGGATCATCTCGGTACCAATCTACTGATGGTAACGGGGACATTCTCGGCATTCCAGGTCTGcacctggcagatgtccgcgagtttcttgctggaaatcagactattgttattattatcgcttaccccaaatccaactcccgatggtccttttgagccgtccgagtatctgatctcgtggagacggtatttttctgctatgatggccttgaaatgttctagcagaccgatcgagATCGCCCTGGCTCGAAAGTTGTCCCTaataccgttctcgacgagaacagttgcgaacctccagtcgttcgcaccaaagagtttaatttttattattgaaaCCTGTTTGTATTATTTAAACGatgtttggttttcattaagacCATGTTGACACACTTCAAAGGTCGATTGGATTTGAGACGAAcggattaggattgggcgatcttttaAAAAAGATCGAACTTGTCGAATCGAttccaaacggcgtagggatcgatccaccgattaaatcggtaccaaagaatcgatcttttccgaatcgatctttgaaaaattaaaaccctttttttcgatttatctgtttattctatatgaatgtcgtcttttttttcatttctattcaaaaatcaaaagaattttgttttgttccttaGCATGAAGGCCACAGCCACAGAGCAATCAACTTGTACGGGCaggcagtgtttttttttttttgaataaattaataaacaaaacattattAGAAACACAACAACCGCCCAGAACTTAACtgacaatgatcccataaaagccaatcgtgccatacatctgtcattaagccgaagccgattcttgattCTGGCGTCAGTTCTAAAAAACAACCTTTCACCTataattgatgtcaacatcagcTTCAGTGATCCTATGCACAACcgggcaaccctatcccattcaatgcaaattgagcctaggcagcataaaaccaggggttagacatcaattgaatataggctacccaaaatcaaaatcaatatggcgtcatttgtttactaacatatcatttacgaggattgaaatcattgaaatcacggagatagtatgcTTTATTTTTAACTGCATGagtgattttcatatttcggtttcacatggaggtgttcaaatttaacatggaatttaaagttagccactattcgactatataaccggaccgagttgtaaacaatagtaattgatagaaccaaaatgtcagtaaaccgcagcaatattgggtacactggcaatacgagggatttgacgttttagtcatacccgtGCATAAAACAGGGTtcgcgcttagggggctcacgtatgGTTTAATGTTTGAAGTCatatatattaatatttgattacgttggaaaGTTtactttggcaagcgatgtttggataccccaTCTGGAAGCTTTCTTGActatttgcaattaaaatcacagCTGAAAAATCacgcggagcacttcatttttaatttgaggttatgatttctatgctcatgattttttATGCTGGCTActaaaaggcggccatcttagcaatcccttgtgCACAACTGGTTACAGTACATCCCCCCAGTCCCTAGTTATGTCTCTGTTAgcagtaaatcgtagaagaagtgATCCAAAAGTTGcaattatgtttaaaaaaaatgttaggtgGCCTTTGTGAGATAAACAATCGATGTATAccgaaaatctcaaaaaaaatgtctaagatcgaaaagaacgaaagcaaaaaaataggtgggttatatctatgatataaccgcaaggttgacgtgggactaccttagcttagccatcatttgtttgtattgatttaatttttgatttaatgaaacaatttccgaattcaattgaattcaatatattagctttatgttcttcgttacaagtaaatttaatgacagtccttttacgtttggtatgatgacatcttgattttgaagtcagtgttagacaaacacatttcagtcggaacaaaaatgcctccgatTTGCATATATTCGCAATTCCgagttccccagacatcttcgtttagaagtctgtaataggtaaacacatttcagccggaataaaaatgcccccgaattgcatgtatttgtaatgccgatttccccacgctgcTTGGATTTGAAGGCtatgttagagaaacacatttcaatcggaagaaAAATATACCCGACCtgaatgaatttgcaatgccgatttcaccagacaccttgattctgaagtttgtgttggggaaacacatttcagccgcaACAAAAATGccaccgacttgcatgtatttgcaatgccaatttccgcaagctccatggatttgaagtctgtgttagggaaacacatttcagtcggaataaacATACTCCcgacattcatgtatttgcaaagtggattcccccagtcacattgattttgaagtccgtgttagggaaacacagctcggctggaacaaaaatatcccctacttgcatgtatatttgaattcaatatattagctttgaattgaattgaattctcgcgtaacttttgaaaaggtcctatgtaacaaatgtaaacaaatcgagttaatggatgcacgctaatAGTCTTCAATAATTGAATGtaatacaaaaacaatcgttcacgtatctactttcttcatctttttatcgccgatacaaaaaatatccaatgtacagattcggattttaagcacccggctgttacttcggacgccactttcctccgatgcccgaaacgtccgaagtaacaaagcagtcaaaacaacacgaagtcgtacttgagttttgtttcttacagtagttgttatcgatttcagttcaattcaacgggtgataacaataataatctgtctttagaacgaaatgctgatttttggattgttgtttagtagttagtttcaaattcttatcgtgcaacgtaatatgtccaatgtgcaaacgcgggcagtcaaaacgtccaatgtaacattttcgctccttggcttcaactttaaactcaaatcacggaacaacagctacgattggttttggagagctattcttgatcgctagtggtgagaggagcgataaagatcgataacttttaagactattcgcggaataatgttcgggtcttcaactacgtttttctcgaggtgacgaaaatgttacattggaccttttcaaaagttacacgagaattgacaaataaataaataaatttgctaagcggattcccataggtacattgattttgaagtctgtgttcgggaaaccgtaaatcgggccaatcaaaactaggcagttagggcgtttagataacgcttgatatttcacagttattcaattgtttatgtaatgaaaaataacattttactaattgcgatagaagcgtagaaatatttcgtatcaattaatgcaaacatctttccgatccagtaagaaatgttcgagttataagcatttgaaatctttcattttttcctgcatgttctgtgtccaggttttcattttacccccatatacttcggttagacgtagtcccacgtcaaaaatcgattttctcaagtacataagatcgatccaaaaaatcggaaatcggaatagaaaagatcgatcttctaaggatcgatccgagatcgccaaTTTCTATCGAATCCCGATCGAATTTCAGAAccatttggatttcagaatatGGGTGATCATACCGGAAAGTATATAAAGTTTTGGAAACAGCTGCTTCAGTAACTCCTAGTTTGTTTTCATGTTCTCTTCCATATTCTCATACTCTCTGAATGTTGTATGCGAAAAAGTTTAATCACGATGAGCTTCTTACAGTGGTCGATGAATTCCTACTACACTTTTCAAATCAAATGCGTTTAGTGTTCATGAAACAAACGAGCCATTGTTCACGCAAACAATTGAGCATACTGACTGAAGGTTACTCATTATTTGCACAGAAATA
The Toxorhynchites rutilus septentrionalis strain SRP chromosome 2, ASM2978413v1, whole genome shotgun sequence genome window above contains:
- the LOC129769125 gene encoding protein disulfide-isomerase isoform X2; its protein translation is MRALTVFSAVLFIAGCALVLSEEEVKLEDGVLVLTKDNFQQVVEGNDFVLVEFYAPWCGHCKALAPEYAKAAKALADKNSNIKLGKVDATEEQELAEKHGIRGYPTLKFFRSGTPIEYSGGREKDTIISWLEKKTGPAAKELEDVASAEEFLKENNVAVVGFFKDRESAEAKVFLATANAVDDYPFAITSSDDVYSHYEAKCGSIILFKHFDDGKAVFEGEVKEEELKKFVAAQALPLIVDFSHETAQKIFGGEIKNHLLFFVSKEAGHYEKYVDPAKEAAKKYREQILFVTIDSDQEDHQRILEFFGMKKDQVPSVRIIRLEEDMAKFKPETSELDAESVENFVKSFLEGKVKQHLLSQELPEDWDKHPVKVLVADKFDEVVMDTTKDVLVEFYAPWCGHCKQLVPIYDKLGEKYANSDSIVIAKIDATANELEHTKINSFPTIYLYRKGDNQKVEFRGDRTFEGFVSFLEGKESEDDSKEETESEEEKPSKDEL
- the LOC129769125 gene encoding protein disulfide-isomerase isoform X1; protein product: MSANSSCGLERISNMRALTVFSAVLFIAGCALVLSEEEVKLEDGVLVLTKDNFQQVVEGNDFVLVEFYAPWCGHCKALAPEYAKAAKALADKNSNIKLGKVDATEEQELAEKHGIRGYPTLKFFRSGTPIEYSGGREKDTIISWLEKKTGPAAKELEDVASAEEFLKENNVAVVGFFKDRESAEAKVFLATANAVDDYPFAITSSDDVYSHYEAKCGSIILFKHFDDGKAVFEGEVKEEELKKFVAAQALPLIVDFSHETAQKIFGGEIKNHLLFFVSKEAGHYEKYVDPAKEAAKKYREQILFVTIDSDQEDHQRILEFFGMKKDQVPSVRIIRLEEDMAKFKPETSELDAESVENFVKSFLEGKVKQHLLSQELPEDWDKHPVKVLVADKFDEVVMDTTKDVLVEFYAPWCGHCKQLVPIYDKLGEKYANSDSIVIAKIDATANELEHTKINSFPTIYLYRKGDNQKVEFRGDRTFEGFVSFLEGKESEDDSKEETESEEEKPSKDEL